ATTTTTATGAAGCCCCTGAACCTATTTTGCCGGTTCAGGGGCTTCATAGTAATGAGAATCTGGGTCGTAAAATCCCCTGGCGATAATTAGGGTATAATCCAATTCAAAAAATGCCTAAAGCCTGCATATCATTGTATGCACTGTATCTTCAAATCCAATCTTTTCATAAAATGCTTTAGCCGAATTATTTGCTAATACAGTAAGTTCAATATATTCTAAATCCTTTTCGGTGGCCCAGTTTTTTGCCATAAGCATCAGTTTAGTTGCTATGCCATTGCCACGAAAACCCTTCGTAACAATTATATCCATTACATATGCATATCTGCGCTTTACACGGAAACTGAAATCCGATGTCTCTTTCTCAAAAACTGATATAAAACCTATTATTTCATCTGCTTCCTCTGCTATAAAAATATCTGAA
This is a stretch of genomic DNA from Anaeropeptidivorans aminofermentans. It encodes these proteins:
- a CDS encoding GNAT family N-acetyltransferase, yielding MNLRKAVIQDINKILLLCKEQFQVMADLQPYLNQNGEQDKMFIESIITDLNSDIFIAEEADEIIGFISVFEKETSDFSFRVKRRYAYVMDIIVTKGFRGNGIATKLMLMAKNWATEKDLEYIELTVLANNSAKAFYEKIGFEDTVHTMICRL